A segment of the Crassostrea angulata isolate pt1a10 chromosome 10, ASM2561291v2, whole genome shotgun sequence genome:
acattttgCGTAAGAATGTAGGGATTCAAAAATAATGATAGATCTAGCTGTTTagttttttaaatgacaatagaagtataaataatacaatagaaaatacattaaatactGATTTACATCGTTCATGGATGTCTCATTATTACTTGCGTTAATTATTTCTTGATCGATCTAAACTATCTATTACCGTAGACTGTATGTgataattggtgttggattatcattattgtAGTGACCTATAAGTCTGCGAGCTCAGCTACAGGCCAATACAGGGCTCGGGAACCACGAGGGATCGATAAGCAAGTATCCGGTTGCAAACTCATTTATAGTTAGATCGTACCAAATTGTTTCGTACCACACTCCTCCCCCTCATAATTTTTAAGAGATGTACAGTGCgtattatatttatgaaatagtcAGCTGGGCCAGAAAAATCAAGCCACTTTGACTATATGCAAGTAAAACAGCACAAGAAGGGAATAAAAGTTCATTTGGAACACATCCTGGAAGAAAAAGCATAatcatacaaatatatataaaaaaacatataaattttaCAGAGGGAGGAGTGGATAAGAAGGAAAAgatattcaaatacatataattcgaattaaaatttCCAATGGCATAATGATTAATCGTCCAAAAGACAAAAATCCTTCATCCATTTAGGTGCCTGTCGTTTCCGATCGGGTCTTTGGCGGATCTCCAGATCATCTGATGGTTCATTCTCAGGTCCTTCATTTGTGAGGCCTACGGCACCATCTTCGTAAGAACTGGACTGCGGTAATTCCTCCTgtactcgattttgcagtttgGATTCCTTGTCATTGGGTTCTGGGTGAAGAACTAAATGTCGTAGCCTTTTAAGCCATAAGGGTAGATCTCTGTCTTGACAAAGTTTTAATCTGTCATGGTGGACCACCTTGTTTACCTTTTTCCCTTGGATTCTGTATAGCACATGATTAAACTTATAAACAATGACAAAAGGGCCTATCCATGGCTTCCTCAATTTCTTCGATTGGCCTACTTTGGAAGAGGTATCCACCATATATACCACATCACCCACCTCATAGCTTCTTGTGTTTGATTTTATGTCATAGGTCCTCTTCTGACGGAGTTGTGCTTCCTCCAAGTTGTCCCTCGCAGCTTGATGACACACTGAAAGAGCCTCCTCCAAATTTTCCACATATCCTGCTGGTTTTTGTCCTGGTGTCTTCCTTCCTAACATTATATCTAAAGGTTGAGAGACTTCTCTCCCCAGCATCATTCTGTTTGGTGTGAATCCCGTTTGTCGATTGATAGTGGCACGGATTGCCCCAGCTATTTGTTGGAGGTGTAGGTCCCAATCTTTCTGCTGCGAGATGTTTTCCATATAACATTGGATGGCTTGGAGAACAAGACGATTGTATCTTTCGACCTGTTCATTCGAGCAGGGCCTGTACGGGATGGTTCTCGTCTTTGTTATCTGGAGTAGTTTACACACGTCCTGAAATAAGCAGCTCTCGAAATTCCTACCCTGGTCAGAGTGAACCTGGAGAGGGCACCCCAATCGAGATACAAAACCTTCCACAAATGATGTTGCTACTGTTTCCGCTTCTTGATCAGGCAGTGCATAACACTCTAACCACTTGGTGAATTGGTCAACTATCATTAAAATGTACTTGTTCCCTTTGCTGGACTCCACAAATGGACCCATCAGGTCAATATGCACTCTTTCTAAGGGTGCTCCAGCATGGTATTGGCCAAGGCTTGCTTTGACATGTATATTGGCTTTCTTGTTGACATTACATACTGGGCACGTTCGGACATAAGACTCGCAATCTGAACTCATTCCAAACCAGATATACTTTGATTTCACCTTCTGTAGGGTTTTCTACTGTCCCATATGGCCTGCTAATTTGTTGTCATGAGATCCTTCCAGAACACAGTTTTGTAATGACTTTGGGACCACAAGCAAAGGTCGGGACATAGAGCTATCTAACCACTCATAGAAAAGGATACCATTCAAAATTCGTAGTTGCGATGAGCAGTTCCAAAAGTATTTGACAGCTCTACTGGAAAGGGACAGGTCCAGTTCAGTTGGGACATAGTTTTCTGTCTTCCATTTCATTAGGGTCCTTGTGTTTAAATCTTGCATTTGTGCATCTCTGATTTCTTCATCTGGTAAGGCAGAAGCCCAGTTACATGCATCCTTGTCTATGGTGTTAGGTGTTTTCTTTGGTTTATCAGTTTCTTGAAGGGTCCTAACTGCTAGGGGGATTACATCATAAACATCCTCCTGGAAGCGTTCCCATTGAGCATGCATCCGTCGACAGTAACTGCAGCCCCCACAAGGTAGTCTACCGACATCACAACCAGCATTGTAACAGTCACAGGACAGGTCATTTGTTGACATTCTGGAGAGGCCATCAGCGTTCTGGTGTTTCTTTCCACTTCGGTGCTGGATGGTAACATCATATTGTGATAACTCTTCTAGCCAGCGAGCTAGTTGCCCCTCAATATTTTTGAACCCCATTAACCATGCCAGACTGTTGTGGTCTGTCCGCAAAATGAAAGGTCTGCCCAGTAGATAGTATCGGTAGTGACGAGTAAATGCTACAACAGCTAGCAACTCCCTCCTAGTAACGCAGTACTTCCGTTGAGTAGATGTCAAGGTCTTGCTGTTAAAATTGATTAAGACTTCCGTACCACACTGAATTTGGGACAGTTCTGCTCCAATAGCCATGTCCGAAGCATCCGTGTCCAATATGAACATGCCATCATCAGTGGGATATCCAAGAACTGCAGGGTTAGTCATTGCCTCTTTAAGGGAAATAAATGCTGTGTCCTTCTCTTTATTCCAGATAAACTTTGTCTTTGGCCCTGTGAGAGTGTACAGAGGTGCTGCTATCTCCGCAAAACTCTTTAAATGCTCTCTATGGTAGTTAACATACCCAAGAAATGCTTCAAGGTCCTTCTTGCATTTGGGTGTCGGCCATTCTGCCATACATTTCACACTCTCGGTAGTGATGCTGACCCCTTTTTCTGTCACCAAGCAACCAAGGAACTGAAGCTCCTTCCTGAAGAGATgacatttttttggttttagttTGAGGTTATGGGTCCGAAATCTTTCAAATACCGCTCTTAGATTTATTAAATGTTCCTCAAAATTCTGACCTAAGACTATGACATCGTCTTGGTAAGCAAGACATTCTTTCCAGTTAAGACCTTGTAAAACTAACCGTATCACCCGTTGAAAGGTTGCAGGGCTATTGCATGTTCCAAATGGCATTCGTACAAATTCAAATAGGCCATATTTTGTGATGAATGCCAACTTGTGTCTATCATCAGGGTCTATCTCTATCTGATAATATCCCTGTGCCATGTCAAGCGTGCTcataaagttgttttttccAAGAGTGTCTAGGCATTCCTCCATGTTCGGGAGTGGGAAAGCATCTTTCTTGGTGACTTTATTAACTCCCCTAAAATCAATACAATACCTAACAGTCCCATCTTTTTTCCGCACCAGGACCGGTGCTGATGACCACACAGAAACTGATGGAACGATGATACCTTTGCCCAGCATACTTTTCAGATGCTCCTCTTCCTCTGATTGGAATCCTAGTGGTGTGCGCCTCAATTTGGATTTCACCGGGTGGGCATTTCCAGTGTTTATCTTGTGTTGGATCCCCTTAAACAGTCCCAAGTCAAAGTCTCCTTTAGAAAAAATGTCTTGGAATTCCAGAAGAAGGTATTGAACACTTTGACTTTGCTCAGAGGTTAGATCTCTTGTTGATCTATCTGCTAGGTCTATCAAGTGGTCTGGTAATTCGACAGGAAAACGTTCATTTGTCTTGTCGTGGTCTTGTAGTTTTCCACCATTGGCGACTTGGTCCACTTCAGAAACAGTTCCAATCACTACATCTTTCTGAAGTTTAACTGGTCTTGTTGACAAGTTGCGCAAGAGGACTGGCACTTGATCGCTGTTATCAACTAAAGCATGTGGTGAAAGCAATCCCTAAACATTATGACATGGGTTGAAAACCAAGGTACCAGCTATGTGTTGGTCCAAATGGCCAAGAACCTGCACTGATGAAAATGGTTCAACTCTCACTTTTTGACTTAATTTCACTCTAGCTATTTCAACTTGTTTACCTCCTGCATCTAGTAGAGTTGCATTCATCCGTTTGCCACCAAGGACTATCTGTATTTCATTAAGGTCAATGGTAGCGTTTTGTGCCTTAAGGAAATCCAGACCTAAGATGACAGGATCAGATATGTCAGCTATAAGAGCAGTCCAGGTGATGGGGTCTTCTTGTGTGTTCCCAATACAAATCTGAATGTTTTTACAGTAGTTAGCTTCAAGAAAGTCAGAATTTCCTGCACCCTTCATGGTTACTTTTTCTCCACGAACTAAGGGTGGGGTGAAGGTGTTGGCGAAAGCTTGGCTGATAACTGTTATCTGGGCTGCCGTGTCAACAATAGCTTGAACAGGTTTTCCGTTAATAGAGATCCCTAGCATCAAGTTGTATGGATGTGTTTGACTGTTGTCATACATTCGTTTGTCATAACTGGTTGGACTAGTCCTGGTTTCTCTCCTCGGTGATCTAGGGGATGGGGAACGGGACCTGTGTGGCCTTTGGCATTCTCTAGCAAAGTGACCTGGTTGTCCACAGTTGAAACACTGTGCTGCTTTGAGTGGTGAAGAGTTGGAAACAGCACTAGAAGTACTGTCTGTTTTCCGTGGTGGAGATTGTGACCTTGTGGAAAGTTGTTTATTCATTAGGGTGATGATTTTATCCACTTTAGCATTGGTCGCCTCCAGCCCACTTTTGAGTTCAGCTATTTCTTCTGAAAGTTTGTCTACTCTGCTTTGGGGTCGTATTGGTCTAACTTCAAATTCATTCAACAAGCCCAAGTCACTATCGAAGTCATCCTTTTCAAAACGAACCTTCCTCACCTCCGGCTTCTTAGCGCCTAAGATTAATCTCTGATTGTTGAGTGCAGCCTTAACCAGTTGTAAGGCTGTCTCAAGGTCAGGAGGATCTTTGTCCATTGTTGTAAGTGCTGCTCTTTTATTTTCGAGGCCCTTCAGGAAAGTGTCAGTAGCTATCGTTTCTTTTACACAGTCTGGAGCCTGCGGGTAACCTTCACTTACCATCTCCTGGATTTTTTCTGCAAATTCATCAACAGATTGGTCACCTTCCTTGATATCCTGGAGATCTCTCCTAATTGTGTGAGGGAGATCTCGCTGGCCAAATCTTGTTTTCATCTTTGCACAAAGTGATGAGAAACTGCTCTGTACTTGGGCTGAACATGTACAGTAATACTTTAATGCTTTGTCACGCAAAGATTCAACTAGGCGTTCCAGTCGTTGGTCATTGGTCCAGTTATATCTTGTCGCTATCATGTTGAACTGCACAATGTATGGATTCCATTCCGATTTTCCATCGAAGGTAGCCATCTTTGGTGGGGGAGGACCAATAGTTTGAATACTGGTCATGAAATTAGGTTTCTGTCCACTTTTCACTTTTTGTGAATTTCCATCTGTGGTTACCTTAGCAGCAGTGTTCCCACTGGTCGGGCCAGACAAAAGCCAGCCACAATTAGCAGTAGCACTGTCACTAGGTAACGAGGTGTTTTCCCTTTTGACGTCCATTTTAGGTTTCATCCATGGATTACCACCACCATAAACACCATGTGGAGCCAAATTACCGACagcattttcatttattttcagtaaCTTTTCTTCATATGTTTTCCTCAAACTGTGTTTGCATGAGTTCGTAGTGTTCTTGTGAAGCCTTCATTTGCTCCTTAAAATCGCTCGACATTTTGTCAATTCGGTCATCCCATTCCTTTTTAAGTGCCTGGAGTAACTGTGGTGGTGTGTCTAGAGAAACTTTTTCTTCATCCAATAGAGTTCTTATGGTACTATAGGTGCCCTGTAGGAATTGGCGTAAGTCATCCTCTGTAATAAAGCCCTTTTCCTCCCGTACTTTAAGGATAGCTGTGGCTCTGTGCTGACCAATTCCTTCGAGTTCAATTAGGTCCTCATAAGACGCAGTATTCAAGTTTATAGCAGGCATTATTCTATTGATTGTAAATCCTcctcaggtacatgtatgtccaaAATGTCTGCTGGCAAAACTCTGAAACAACTTCTGTTAATGTCCTCAGTCAACCTTCTGCTCCAGATCAAGGCCAATTCTGTGCCTGGATGAATGCCGTCGTAAAAAGCAGAAAATTCGTAAGAAATCCTTACATCGTTGTTCTTCTTCTTGCGATTGTCTGTGTCCTTGCGTCTGCGTGTTATGTCCTTATTAAATCGCAAAGTAGATTGTCAAATTTCTGAATTTATTGCACGAATATTTGCATTTAGAGCTTCCACTTGCCTGCAAATTTCAATGTCTTGGTTTTTGAATAAATCGGGATTGGAATGACCTTTGTGCCGATTATATGCCACAATTGAGAAGCACggtatttcaatgaatttcacTTTGATGTCTTGGAACTTGGATACAATTGTTATGGCTCTTCGGTATTGTGCCGTAATGGTATCTACGATGGTATTGTCCCAGCAGCGAACTTGAGTAATTTTCCCCTCTTTTCTCGTAATGTCACAAGTCCCCAGCCAAATATAAATCAGTGCCGAACCAAAATCTCTGGATTCCAATCTTTGTTCAAGTTGATCTATGGCCTTTTCAGTTTGCAGGCCACTTTGGCACCAAAACTCGACCAATCTCAGGGGGGTCTTATTTTTAAGAGCAAAACCTTTGCTGTCTGACAGAAGAATTGGTGTGTGACACAGTGACCCTTGAGGTGTTGTTGGTGGCTTGCTGAGAAAAGCTTGTATTTTTGGTCCAGACAATGACATGAACAAAATAATATGCAATATGATTATATGAAGATTGAAGGGTtgaatacaaaaataatatgacgtATGAAATTAGAAATTCAAACAAGAactccaaaataaaatatctatCGCAATCGAATGATATCGCAAAAATTTGtatgtaatgaaaaataaaatttcgaATTGTGACAGCTATGGGTTTCCGTAACCaagtttacaaattaaaaatcaacacTGGCGCTAAATGGAGAATGAGatagaattataaaattttaaaaattatagtcAAATAGTAGCGTAGCAATATTGTCACActtgataaaataatttctcCTATACTGCGAGAAACCAAGTTTGACAAAACGCGGGAATGTCCGAGTTTCCTCGACACTATTGCCTTACGCTAATCAAAATACAAGGAAAAAAAAGGATATGTATAATTTTCAACTGGACGTAGAATCGGTCACTTCTGACACCAGTTGTAGTGACCTATAAGTCTGCGAGCTCAGCTACAGGCCAATACAGGGCTCGGGAACCACGAGGGATCGATAAGCCAGTATCCGGTTGCAAACTCATTTATTGTTAGATCGTACCAAATTGTTTCGTACCACATTATTAACAAACAATAACAGTTCAGATTAAaacattgtcaaatatatattcatgtcgCCGGAAGGCGTGTGTCCCGATTTTTGATCAATCATCTTGATAAGATATAACTCGCGTGTCCTACTAAATGTACTTTAATCAATTAGTAATCAAGTGTGCATGGTGTTTCTTCGATaaatttcttctaaaacattcaatctaaagtataatatataccagactttgacccgtgcgtgcacgggttgacattatATATGATATCGGATATTTACCATGTAGATATATCGACACAccatattgttgacatttatatAACCCAGCTTTAAGCCTAAAAatatgctattaatttcactacactctggtTAGTTAGAATAATTTAACTGTGTTTCGAGACAGGCCTTTACCAAACTTAAAGCTAAGCTTCCcgtatacccgtaatgtagcaaaaatttgcagaatcgctccgaaacgattttggagaaaactaATGAAGCTGCATTACTTTCTTATACTTTCATCCAAAAGAATTTATTCGAATTCAACACTTATTCATCAACGTTTTTACTccattcaatatttatttggtTACTCTTACAAGGCATTCAATTACATCACTGAGTACATACGATACACTCTGCCGAGAAATGTTATGGTTGTCACCAGCTACAGCCTGAAAACTTCCAGTGGCGAAAAATCTCAATGCTACCATGATTtgtaaagaaactgtgagtgcaCATGACCTCAATGTAGGTCGTTGGAGTTCGTGTTCGAACTGTTGACACAACTGAATGATTATATGTCTCGGCAGCCTATATTTGCTAACAATAGCTTCTTTTGTCTCGTAGTCTAACGGATTGTCTCGGTCTCTGAATATCCTGTTTCGCCATCTACGTCTCCTCAGTTGAAAAAACCATAAGGCAGCAGCCATTCTTGTTTAGTATTAAACAAAGATATGTCTTAAGTCAAGCCCTTGTTTGTCTTAAATTTAAGATATTTCTTAAGAAGGGTCTTAAGTTGAGACATCATCGATGGACTTAAGAATAAGACGTTGCTTAAGTTCATCTTAAGATATGTCTTAGTCTTAAGACACCTTCATAAGCATGGACTTCGCGCGATAACTTCACATGAATTGATAATTTTTGCGTGCCGATAAGTGGACGGGATCAAGAGAATAAAGTTTTTCGCagctttataaatatttgaaaaacaaaaaccttACTTTCCTATAGTTGGAAATGACAAAAAGGCCTTTGATTTTccatcttaatataacaaatacaatttaactGCTATCTTTTAAGCTTAAATGcaattatttgatacatgtacatttcaatataatttgaaaaatttgaaaacatgttCAAGCTACAGATCGAAGAAAAAGACTGAATTTTCTACTTAAGTCTGCAAGTTCCGtttatgaattgatgaacaACAACGAAAATTGAAATTCATGTCATTAGATACAGTTGACcctgaattattttgtttagtcgagcaagctttttggaaagctatacCTTGTACAGCTTACACTTCTGTCAACACTAGAGAAATAGTATGTCACATGCTCAAAACAAGGATGGCAAGCACATGGTATTGCTGTTTTCATTTTCCTGTCTTATCATCTTAAAGAGAGGACAAGAAACGGCGAAGACATTGTGGGCAAGATTATAGGAGTTGACACTGCTGCTGATTTCTATTAAAACCAGCCATGAATCGGGAGCGGTCAAAAATTGCCCTCTTAATTATGTAATCAtgcagtttttaatttttacctcGGCTCAAAAGCTCTTACAGTACCTTTGTAAGAAATATGTTCACAtgcattaaacatttaaattgatttgtttataatcatgctttaagattaaaaaaaaataaactacattgattttaaatacattttgccCATCGTCTCAGTTTGTACATTAATCTTTTACATTGGGCATTGACGGAGATACAAGCGAAACTTGCGTaacacgacctctggtgagagaatgaaAACTattatgatgataatgatgTATAAAAACATAATTGATTTCTTACTGCAAAAGGCAAATAAACAAGAGGCACATgggaccacatcgctcacctgagcaacaataggcgttcaaaaaatattgtgccatatggccctcgatagaataaaagaaaaaaaatattgtaaagtattcgaattttacacttattttagcatacacgtaatctttgagaTTGTACtttcatgaaatactgttttaacagagaataagaaaatcatacgcaagatatagaactaaatatttggtaggggtatactgttatataacttctaattccctgtattttcgttctgcccccccccccccccccccccacttaataaagcgatcaaaatacatgagagcatataggtacactttcttcctcaactactacctagttattgtatttttaaaaaaaatataatagttattgtattttatcaaaaaaatcctacatgtatataagtgaAGGAGAAAATTgcacctcaatgcgctc
Coding sequences within it:
- the LOC128166027 gene encoding protein NYNRIN-like, producing the protein MSSDCESYVRTCPVCNVNKKANIHVKASLGQYHAGAPLERVHIDLMGPFVESSKGNKYILMIVDQFTKWLECYALPDQEAETVATSFVEGFVSRLGCPLQVHSDQGRNFESCLFQDVCKLLQITKTRTIPYRPCSNEQVERYNRLVLQAIQCYMENISQQKDWDLHLQQIAGAIRATINRQTGFTPNRMMLGREVSQPLDIMLGRKTPGQKPAGYVENLEEALSVCHQAARDNLEEAQLRQKRTYDIKSNTRSYEVGDVVYMVDTSSKVGQSKKLRKPWIGPFVIVYKFNHVLYRIQGKKVNKVVHHDRLKLCQDRDLPLWLKRLRHLVLHPEPNDKESKLQNRVQEELPQSSSYEDGAVGLTNEGPENEPSDDLEIRQRPDRKRQAPKWMKDFCLLDD